Proteins encoded within one genomic window of Nonomuraea gerenzanensis:
- the aceE gene encoding pyruvate dehydrogenase (acetyl-transferring), homodimeric type, which yields MASGRQRFSIISDGLPSQLPDVDPSETNEWLESLDNVVKTEGRTRARYLMLRMLERAREHQVGVPGLRSTDYINTIPPEREPWFPGDEHVERRIRAYIRWNAAVMVSRANARTNVGGHIATYASAASLYEVGFNHFFRGKDHGESGDQVFFQGHAAPGIYARAFLEGRLNESQLDAFRQELSHGFHGLPSYPHPRLMPDFWEFPTVSMGLGPIGAIYQARFNRYLLNRQIKDTSRSHVWAFLGDGEMDEPESLGAIGLAAREELDNLTFVINCNLQRLDGPVRGNGKIIQELESYFRGAGWNVIKVVWGRDWDPLLAADVDGVLVNQMNTTPDGQFQTYSVESGAYIRDNFFGSDPRLRKMVEHLTDDDIRKLSRGGHDYRKVYAAFKAAREHVGQPTVILAQTIKGWTLGKDFEARNATHQMKKLTKAELKEFRDRLYLPIPDSALEGDLPPYFHPGENDPEIQYMKERRAALGGVLPKRVVRAKPLQLPGDEVYKQFSKGSGKQQVATTMAFVRLLKDLMRDKEIGKRFVPIIPDEARTFGMDAMFPSAKIYSPHGQTYEAVDRELLLSYKESTVGQILHEGINEAGSMASTTAAGTSYATHGEHMIPIYIFYSMFGWQRTGDQMWQMADQMTRGFLLGATAGRTTLNGEGLQHEDGHTPLIASTNPAAVSYDPSWAYETAYIVKDGLRRMYGEAQENVFYYLTVYNEPYVQPAEPANLDVQGLLKGLYKFAEAPQTQGPKANILASGVAGPWAMEAQRLLAEDWGVSADVWSATSWSELRRDALACDEHNLLNPDAEPRVPYVTQVLSQAQGPFVGVSDYMKAVQDQIAQWVPGDWSSLGTDGFGLSDTRSALRRHFHVDAASITLAVLTSLVKRGELDGEVLREAIAKYHLKNGVTEAGGAESNDTQSMGV from the coding sequence GTGGCTTCCGGACGCCAGCGATTCTCGATCATCAGCGACGGCCTACCCAGCCAGCTGCCTGATGTCGACCCCAGCGAGACCAACGAGTGGCTCGAGTCTCTCGACAACGTCGTCAAGACCGAAGGACGCACCAGAGCCCGCTACCTCATGCTCCGCATGCTGGAGCGCGCCCGCGAGCACCAGGTCGGCGTGCCGGGCCTGCGCAGCACCGACTACATCAACACGATCCCGCCGGAGCGCGAGCCCTGGTTCCCGGGTGATGAGCACGTCGAGCGCCGCATCCGCGCCTATATCCGCTGGAATGCGGCCGTCATGGTGTCCAGGGCCAACGCCCGCACCAACGTGGGCGGCCACATCGCCACCTACGCCTCCGCCGCCTCCCTGTACGAGGTGGGCTTCAACCACTTCTTCCGCGGCAAGGACCACGGCGAGTCGGGCGACCAGGTCTTCTTCCAGGGCCACGCGGCGCCCGGCATCTACGCCCGCGCCTTCCTCGAAGGACGGCTCAACGAGTCGCAGCTCGACGCGTTCCGCCAGGAGCTGTCGCACGGCTTCCACGGCCTGCCCTCCTACCCGCACCCGCGCCTGATGCCGGACTTCTGGGAGTTCCCGACGGTCTCCATGGGCCTGGGCCCGATCGGCGCGATCTACCAGGCGCGGTTCAACCGCTACCTGCTCAACCGGCAGATCAAGGACACCAGCCGCAGCCACGTGTGGGCGTTCCTCGGCGACGGCGAGATGGACGAGCCCGAGTCGCTCGGCGCGATCGGCCTGGCCGCGCGTGAGGAGCTCGACAACCTCACGTTCGTGATCAACTGCAACCTGCAGCGGCTCGACGGCCCGGTACGCGGCAACGGCAAGATCATCCAGGAGCTGGAGTCCTACTTCCGCGGCGCCGGCTGGAACGTCATCAAGGTCGTGTGGGGCCGCGACTGGGACCCGCTGCTGGCCGCCGACGTCGACGGCGTGCTGGTCAACCAGATGAACACCACCCCCGACGGCCAGTTCCAGACCTATTCGGTCGAGTCGGGCGCCTACATCCGCGACAACTTCTTCGGCTCCGACCCGCGCCTGCGCAAGATGGTCGAGCACCTGACCGACGACGACATCCGCAAGCTGTCGCGCGGCGGCCACGACTACCGCAAGGTGTACGCGGCGTTCAAGGCGGCCCGCGAGCACGTCGGCCAGCCGACGGTGATCCTCGCCCAGACCATCAAGGGCTGGACGCTCGGCAAGGACTTCGAGGCCCGCAACGCCACCCACCAGATGAAGAAGCTCACCAAGGCCGAGCTGAAGGAGTTCAGGGACCGGCTCTACCTGCCGATCCCCGACTCGGCCCTGGAGGGCGACCTGCCCCCGTACTTCCACCCGGGCGAGAACGACCCCGAGATCCAGTACATGAAGGAGCGCCGCGCGGCGCTCGGCGGCGTGCTGCCCAAGCGGGTCGTGCGCGCCAAGCCGCTGCAGCTGCCCGGTGACGAGGTCTACAAGCAGTTCTCCAAGGGCTCGGGCAAGCAGCAGGTGGCCACCACCATGGCCTTCGTCCGGCTGCTGAAGGACCTCATGCGCGACAAGGAGATCGGCAAGCGGTTCGTGCCGATCATCCCCGACGAGGCCCGCACGTTCGGCATGGACGCCATGTTCCCGAGCGCGAAGATCTACTCGCCGCACGGCCAGACGTACGAGGCCGTCGACCGCGAGCTGCTGCTGTCGTACAAGGAGTCGACCGTCGGTCAGATCCTGCACGAGGGCATCAACGAGGCCGGGTCGATGGCCTCCACGACCGCGGCCGGCACGTCGTACGCCACGCACGGCGAGCACATGATCCCGATCTACATCTTCTACTCGATGTTCGGCTGGCAGCGCACCGGCGACCAGATGTGGCAGATGGCCGACCAGATGACGCGCGGCTTCCTGCTGGGCGCCACGGCGGGCCGCACCACGCTGAACGGCGAGGGCCTGCAGCACGAGGACGGCCACACGCCGCTCATCGCCTCGACGAACCCGGCGGCCGTCTCCTACGACCCGTCCTGGGCCTACGAGACCGCCTACATCGTCAAGGACGGCCTGCGCCGCATGTACGGCGAGGCGCAGGAGAACGTCTTCTACTACCTCACCGTCTACAACGAGCCCTACGTCCAGCCCGCCGAGCCGGCGAACCTCGACGTGCAGGGCCTGCTCAAGGGCCTGTACAAGTTCGCCGAGGCGCCGCAGACGCAGGGCCCGAAGGCCAACATCCTGGCCTCCGGAGTGGCGGGCCCGTGGGCGATGGAGGCCCAGCGCCTGCTGGCGGAAGACTGGGGCGTGTCGGCCGACGTGTGGTCGGCGACGTCGTGGTCGGAGCTGCGCCGCGACGCGCTGGCGTGCGACGAGCACAACCTGCTCAACCCGGACGCCGAGCCCCGCGTCCCCTACGTCACCCAGGTGCTCTCGCAGGCCCAGGGCCCGTTCGTGGGGGTCAGCGACTACATGAAGGCCGTCCAGGACCAGATCGCGCAGTGGGTGCCGGGTGACTGGTCCTCGCTGGGCACCGACGGGTTCGGCCTGTCCGACACCCGCTCGGCGCTGCGCCGCCACTTCCACGTGGACGCCGCCTCGATCACGCTGGCCGTGCTGACCAGCCTGGTCAAGCGGGGCGAGCTCGACGGCGAGGTGCTGCGCGAGGCCATCGCCAAGTACCACCTCAAGAACGGCGTCACCGAGGCCGGCGGCGCGGAGAGCAACGACACCCAGTCCATGGGCGTCTGA
- a CDS encoding alpha/beta hydrolase, which yields MRRVSAAALLLAAAAGCSTVPAEPASGPSSDSTAASDKIAWGACTDIKRPDGEPPARQDASVRCGKLAVPLDYAKPDGEKLDLALIKLPATGRDKLGSVVFNFGGPGASGVDTLDQAAKALTALRARYDLISFDPRGVERSSGVRCGDGREMDTFVALDTLPPDDETDREVAAANKRFAALCQQNSGKVLPYVGTANAARDMDRIRDAVGDAKLNYVGMSYGTQLGGVYATLFPKNVGRMVLDAPLDPTVTFEQRTLAQTRGFQKAYESFLRACVKETCALGKDQATANTNVENLLNQLTAQPLKVGNRQLTQGLASTGVAAALYSELTWPFLEEALSAALKGDGEALLYLADSYTGRSPDGSFSTQMTSFPAITCVDTAERPDEATLRRTEQAALKISPLFGSEGSGGLCRVWPAKGSDEARHVNATGSAPIVVVGGKGDPATPYEWAPKLTAQLRTATLVTYEGEGHGAYLSGSKCIQGLVDAYLIDGKVPAKGASCPAA from the coding sequence ATGCGTCGCGTTTCAGCCGCCGCCCTGCTCCTGGCGGCCGCCGCCGGTTGCTCCACGGTTCCCGCGGAGCCGGCCTCAGGGCCTTCATCCGACTCGACCGCCGCCTCCGACAAGATCGCCTGGGGTGCGTGCACGGACATCAAGCGCCCGGACGGCGAGCCGCCCGCCCGCCAGGACGCCTCGGTACGCTGCGGCAAGCTCGCGGTGCCCCTCGACTACGCCAAGCCCGACGGCGAGAAGCTGGACCTGGCGCTGATCAAGCTGCCGGCCACGGGCCGCGACAAGCTGGGCTCGGTGGTGTTCAACTTCGGCGGCCCCGGCGCGTCCGGCGTCGACACGCTCGACCAGGCCGCCAAGGCGCTGACGGCGCTGCGTGCCCGCTACGACCTGATCAGCTTCGACCCGCGCGGCGTGGAGCGCAGCTCGGGCGTGCGCTGCGGCGACGGCAGGGAGATGGACACGTTCGTCGCGCTGGACACGCTGCCGCCTGACGACGAGACCGACAGGGAGGTCGCGGCGGCCAACAAGCGCTTCGCCGCGCTCTGCCAGCAGAACTCCGGCAAGGTCCTGCCCTACGTCGGCACCGCGAACGCCGCCCGCGACATGGACCGCATCCGCGACGCCGTGGGCGACGCCAAGCTCAACTACGTCGGCATGTCGTACGGCACGCAGCTCGGCGGCGTCTACGCCACCCTGTTCCCCAAGAACGTGGGCCGCATGGTGCTCGACGCGCCGCTGGACCCGACGGTCACCTTCGAGCAGCGCACGCTGGCCCAGACGCGCGGCTTCCAGAAGGCGTACGAGAGCTTCCTGCGCGCCTGCGTGAAGGAGACCTGCGCGCTCGGCAAGGACCAGGCCACCGCCAACACGAACGTGGAGAACCTGCTCAACCAGCTCACCGCCCAGCCGCTGAAGGTGGGCAACCGCCAGCTCACCCAGGGCCTGGCCTCCACGGGCGTGGCCGCCGCGCTGTACTCGGAGCTGACCTGGCCGTTCCTGGAGGAGGCGCTGAGCGCGGCGCTCAAGGGCGACGGCGAGGCGCTGCTGTACCTGGCCGACTCCTACACCGGGCGCAGCCCCGACGGCAGCTTCTCCACGCAGATGACCAGCTTCCCTGCCATCACCTGCGTGGACACCGCCGAGCGGCCGGACGAGGCGACGCTGCGGCGCACCGAGCAGGCCGCGCTGAAGATCTCGCCGCTGTTCGGCAGCGAGGGCTCCGGCGGGCTGTGCCGGGTGTGGCCGGCCAAGGGCAGCGACGAGGCCAGGCACGTGAACGCCACCGGCTCGGCGCCGATCGTGGTGGTGGGCGGCAAGGGCGACCCCGCCACGCCGTACGAGTGGGCGCCCAAGCTGACGGCCCAGCTGAGGACCGCGACGCTGGTCACCTACGAGGGCGAGGGCCATGGGGCGTACCTGTCGGGCAGCAAGTGCATTCAGGGCCTCGTGGACGCCTACCTGATCGACGGCAAGGTGCCCGCCAAGGGCGCGAGCTGCCCGGCGGCCTAG
- a CDS encoding maleylpyruvate isomerase family mycothiol-dependent enzyme: MTNYHSQIVQIETEAARLAALAGDLSVPVPTCPGWTLAELVTHVGQTHRWTTHMLRDRVQERVWSRQVPSGLAEGQHGDAAWLTEGAAEMVRVLRETDPAMPVWTWGPDGRASWWPRRMLFELVVHRVDAELALGVDPEIPAATAIDGVEELLHNLPSAVWVTKSLAELGAEGATIHLHASDADGEWTITQAAAGRIEWARGHAKGDVAVQGAVRDLLLLLYGRRTADGLAVHGDRALLDRWLSAAAF, encoded by the coding sequence GTGACGAACTACCACTCCCAGATCGTTCAGATCGAGACGGAGGCCGCCCGCCTGGCGGCCCTGGCCGGCGACCTGTCCGTCCCGGTGCCGACGTGCCCGGGATGGACGCTCGCCGAGCTGGTCACCCACGTCGGCCAGACGCACCGCTGGACCACGCACATGCTGCGCGACCGCGTCCAGGAGCGGGTCTGGTCGCGGCAGGTGCCCAGCGGGCTGGCCGAGGGGCAGCACGGCGACGCGGCCTGGCTGACGGAGGGCGCCGCTGAGATGGTGCGGGTCCTGCGCGAGACCGACCCGGCCATGCCGGTGTGGACGTGGGGCCCGGACGGGCGGGCGTCGTGGTGGCCGCGCCGGATGCTCTTCGAGCTGGTGGTGCACCGGGTCGACGCCGAGCTGGCGCTGGGCGTCGACCCGGAGATCCCGGCGGCGACCGCGATCGACGGGGTGGAGGAGCTCCTGCACAACCTGCCGTCGGCCGTGTGGGTCACCAAGTCCCTGGCGGAGCTCGGCGCGGAGGGGGCCACGATCCACCTCCACGCGAGCGACGCCGACGGCGAGTGGACCATCACGCAGGCAGCCGCCGGGAGGATCGAGTGGGCGCGCGGGCACGCCAAGGGGGATGTGGCGGTGCAGGGGGCGGTGCGTGACCTGCTGCTTCTGCTGTACGGGCGGCGGACGGCGGACGGGCTCGCCGTCCACGGGGATCGGGCGCTGCTGGACCGGTGGCTGTCGGCCGCCGCCTTCTGA
- a CDS encoding VOC family protein produces the protein MDNTVTWFEVATDDPEGAERFYGGLFGWSFAADEGPLDYRLIGYPGGGQPAGGLYNTKGEFPAHAIFHVQVADVEQTCAKSEALGGKVLTKVIDDGAGTDFAYLRDTSGSVFGVFHRR, from the coding sequence ATGGACAACACGGTGACCTGGTTCGAGGTCGCGACCGACGACCCCGAAGGCGCCGAACGGTTCTACGGCGGGCTGTTCGGCTGGTCGTTCGCCGCCGACGAGGGCCCTCTCGACTACCGGCTGATCGGCTATCCGGGCGGCGGGCAGCCGGCGGGCGGGCTGTACAACACCAAGGGCGAGTTCCCCGCCCATGCGATCTTCCATGTGCAGGTGGCCGACGTGGAGCAGACCTGCGCCAAGAGCGAGGCGCTGGGCGGCAAGGTGCTGACCAAGGTGATCGACGACGGCGCCGGCACCGACTTCGCCTATCTGCGCGACACGTCCGGGAGCGTCTTCGGGGTCTTCCACCGCAGGTGA
- a CDS encoding helix-turn-helix transcriptional regulator, with protein sequence MNRTDRLYALVEDLRAIAPRRRSARELAKRFEVSVRTIERDITALQESGVPIYAEPGRKGGYAIDKKMSLPPLNFTPAEAVAIAVALSQAGDQPFGRQARSALRKVVAAMPGSEGDLARELARRVQLVHLPAEQGEIQPLGAEGISRAIEEALLRRRVLRLDYADAKGALTSRDVEPGVFLGGRGGFWYLVAWCRLRDDVRVFRLDRIATATVTAERCPDRPLEGFATDVPEMVVHGTVLD encoded by the coding sequence GTGAACCGTACCGACCGGCTCTACGCGCTCGTCGAAGACCTGCGCGCCATCGCCCCCCGCCGCCGCTCCGCCCGCGAGCTCGCCAAGCGGTTCGAGGTGAGCGTGCGCACGATCGAGCGCGACATCACGGCGCTGCAGGAGTCAGGCGTGCCGATCTACGCGGAGCCGGGCCGCAAGGGCGGTTACGCCATCGACAAGAAGATGTCGCTGCCCCCGCTCAACTTCACCCCCGCCGAGGCCGTGGCCATCGCCGTGGCGCTCAGCCAGGCCGGCGACCAGCCGTTCGGCCGGCAGGCCCGCAGCGCCTTACGCAAGGTGGTGGCGGCGATGCCGGGCTCCGAGGGCGACCTGGCCAGAGAGCTGGCGCGGCGCGTGCAGCTCGTCCACCTGCCGGCCGAGCAGGGCGAGATCCAGCCGCTCGGCGCCGAGGGCATCTCGCGGGCCATCGAGGAGGCGCTGCTGCGGCGGCGGGTGCTGCGGCTCGACTACGCCGACGCCAAGGGCGCGCTCACCTCGCGCGACGTCGAGCCGGGGGTGTTCCTGGGCGGGCGCGGCGGGTTCTGGTATCTCGTGGCGTGGTGCCGCCTGCGCGACGACGTGCGCGTCTTCCGCCTCGACCGCATCGCCACCGCCACCGTCACCGCCGAGCGCTGCCCCGACCGGCCGCTCGAAGGCTTCGCCACCGACGTGCCCGAGATGGTCGTGCACGGCACGGTGCTCGATTGA
- a CDS encoding PHP domain-containing protein, translating into MNGRMDPVEALREIAFLLERAGEPTYRVRAFRRAAAVVDELSPDELAHLAHSGALGDLPGIGKVTALVINESLDGQVPTYLRRMRATAGVELDDEMAELRAALKGDLHSHSDWSDGGSPIEEMAEAALALGHEYWALTDHSPRLTVAKGLSAERLERQLDVVAKLNERLAPFRILTGIEVDINLDGSLDQQPELLERLDVVVASVHSKLRMGGEEMTRRMVTAIADPLVDVLGHCTGRVVQAGGKRGVKRPESEFEAELVFEACRRFGVAVEINSRPDRLDPPKRLMRLAYEMGCVFSIDSDAHAPGQLDWQRYGCERAARCGIEAERIVNTWPLDRLLDWARGDTG; encoded by the coding sequence ATGAATGGACGCATGGATCCGGTCGAGGCCCTGCGCGAGATCGCCTTTCTCCTTGAGCGCGCGGGCGAGCCCACGTACCGCGTGCGTGCCTTCCGCCGCGCCGCCGCGGTCGTGGACGAGCTGTCCCCCGACGAGCTCGCTCATCTGGCCCACAGCGGCGCGCTCGGCGACTTGCCCGGGATCGGGAAAGTCACCGCACTGGTGATAAACGAAAGCCTCGATGGGCAGGTTCCGACCTACTTGCGCAGGATGCGGGCGACCGCCGGGGTCGAGCTCGACGACGAGATGGCCGAGCTGCGCGCCGCGCTCAAGGGCGATCTGCACAGCCACTCCGACTGGTCCGACGGCGGCTCGCCGATCGAGGAGATGGCCGAGGCGGCGCTCGCGCTCGGGCACGAGTACTGGGCGCTGACCGACCACTCGCCGCGCCTGACCGTGGCCAAGGGGCTGTCGGCCGAGCGGCTGGAGCGGCAGCTCGACGTGGTGGCCAAGCTGAACGAGCGGCTGGCCCCCTTCAGGATCCTGACCGGCATCGAGGTGGACATCAACCTCGACGGCTCGCTCGACCAGCAGCCCGAGCTGCTGGAGCGGCTCGACGTGGTGGTCGCCAGCGTGCACTCCAAGCTGCGGATGGGTGGCGAGGAGATGACCCGCCGCATGGTCACCGCCATCGCCGATCCCCTTGTGGACGTGCTCGGGCACTGCACGGGGCGGGTGGTGCAGGCCGGCGGGAAGCGCGGGGTGAAGCGGCCCGAGTCGGAGTTCGAGGCGGAGCTGGTGTTCGAGGCGTGCCGCCGGTTCGGGGTGGCGGTCGAGATCAACTCCAGGCCGGACCGGCTCGACCCGCCGAAGCGGCTGATGCGGCTGGCGTACGAGATGGGGTGCGTGTTCTCGATCGACTCCGACGCGCACGCGCCCGGGCAGCTCGACTGGCAGCGGTACGGTTGCGAGCGCGCGGCGCGATGCGGGATCGAGGCGGAGCGGATCGTCAACACCTGGCCGCTCGACCGGCTGCTCGACTGGGCCCGCGGCGACACTGGGTGA
- a CDS encoding glutathionylspermidine synthase family protein, with translation MRREHAAPRDGWEKAIESHGLAYHRAAHPSGLSRPYWDESVHYVFSMEEVEELERQVEELHQMCLRAVEHVVSTGRFADFAIPEWAWEEVARSWERRDAYVYGRFDLRYDGTGPAKLLEYNADTPTSLLESSVVQWFWLQDVFPGDDQWNSIHERLIDRWRELRLPPGPTHFAFTNADETGEEAMTVAYLQETAEQAGLHTVAVAMEDIGWDSLDRRFVDVEERVIRSVFKLYPWEWMLADDFGRHAVRHATWFEPLWKALLSNKALLAVLWELDPGHPNLLPAYLDGPRDLTSYIAKPLLGREGASMRIVTPEGTQETPGSYGREGYVYQGFEALPVFEGQRPVLGAWMVAAESAGLGIRETTGLITDDTSSFVPHRIAV, from the coding sequence ATGCGTCGCGAGCACGCCGCGCCCAGGGACGGCTGGGAGAAGGCGATCGAGAGTCACGGCCTGGCCTACCACCGGGCCGCGCACCCGTCCGGGCTGAGCAGGCCGTACTGGGACGAGTCCGTCCACTACGTCTTCTCGATGGAGGAGGTCGAGGAGCTGGAGCGGCAGGTCGAGGAGCTGCACCAGATGTGCCTGCGTGCCGTCGAGCACGTGGTCTCCACCGGCCGCTTCGCCGACTTCGCCATCCCCGAGTGGGCCTGGGAGGAGGTCGCGCGCTCGTGGGAGCGCCGCGACGCCTACGTCTACGGCCGCTTCGACCTGCGCTACGACGGCACGGGCCCGGCCAAGCTGCTGGAGTACAACGCCGACACGCCGACCTCGCTGCTGGAGTCGTCGGTGGTGCAGTGGTTCTGGCTGCAGGACGTCTTCCCCGGCGACGACCAGTGGAACTCCATCCACGAGCGGCTCATCGACCGCTGGCGGGAGCTGCGGCTGCCGCCGGGCCCCACGCACTTCGCGTTCACCAACGCCGACGAGACCGGCGAGGAGGCCATGACCGTGGCCTACCTGCAGGAGACCGCCGAGCAGGCGGGCCTGCACACCGTGGCCGTGGCCATGGAGGACATCGGCTGGGACTCGCTCGACCGCCGCTTCGTGGACGTCGAGGAGCGCGTCATCCGCTCGGTGTTCAAGCTCTACCCGTGGGAGTGGATGCTGGCGGACGACTTCGGCAGGCACGCCGTACGGCACGCCACCTGGTTCGAGCCGCTGTGGAAGGCGCTGCTGTCGAACAAGGCGTTGCTGGCGGTGTTGTGGGAGCTCGACCCGGGCCACCCCAACCTGCTGCCCGCCTACCTCGACGGCCCCCGCGACCTGACCTCCTACATCGCCAAGCCGCTGCTCGGCAGGGAGGGCGCGTCGATGCGGATCGTCACGCCCGAGGGCACCCAGGAGACACCGGGGAGCTACGGCCGCGAGGGGTACGTCTACCAGGGCTTCGAGGCCCTGCCCGTCTTCGAGGGGCAGCGGCCGGTCCTCGGCGCCTGGATGGTCGCAGCCGAGTCCGCCGGCCTCGGCATCAGGGAGACCACGGGCCTCATCACCGACGACACCTCCTCGTTCGTCCCGCACCGCATCGCTGTTTGA
- a CDS encoding DUF350 domain-containing protein — MTLLETLARGAGAIAAYAAVGVILMIIGFYVIDWATPGKLSEVIRSERNPNATLLATSALAAVGLIVAASIWASGGRLAEGLAGTAVFGLVGIVVQTVAMLVFDRIVGISVRDLVKEQELQPGARLLAVTHVAIGLITAVAVI, encoded by the coding sequence GTGACCCTGCTCGAAACCCTCGCCCGCGGCGCGGGAGCCATCGCCGCCTACGCCGCCGTCGGCGTGATCCTCATGATCATCGGCTTCTACGTGATCGACTGGGCCACCCCCGGGAAGCTGAGCGAGGTGATCCGCAGCGAACGGAACCCGAACGCCACCCTGCTGGCCACCTCCGCCCTGGCCGCCGTCGGCCTGATCGTGGCCGCCTCCATCTGGGCCTCCGGCGGCCGGCTCGCCGAAGGGCTGGCGGGCACGGCGGTGTTCGGCCTGGTCGGCATCGTGGTGCAGACGGTGGCGATGCTGGTCTTCGACCGGATCGTCGGGATCTCCGTCCGGGACCTGGTCAAGGAGCAGGAGCTGCAGCCCGGCGCGCGGCTGCTCGCCGTGACCCACGTGGCGATCGGCCTGATCACCGCGGTCGCCGTGATCTAG